The following are encoded in a window of Toxoplasma gondii RH apicoplast, complete genome genomic DNA:
- the rpl11 gene encoding ribosomal protein L11 yields the protein MVKFKLKIIKLILHTELTNFLSSLSSILGPIGININLFFQEYNKRIKLKNNIDLPLHIIVYNDKSYVLNFNLIYTSFFFITKLQKVFKKKQNKQYLIKKFSFLKQIKLFPKSNISICKTIKATLNSFYNIN from the coding sequence ATGGTAAAATTTAAATTAAAAATTATAAAATTAATATTACATACAGAATTAACTAATTTTTTATCATCTTTAAGTTCTATTTTAGGACCTATAGGTATTAATATAAATTTATTTTTTCAAGAATATAATAAACGTATTAAATTAAAAAATAATATAGATTTACCTTTACATATTATTGTATATAACGATAAATCTTATGTATTAAATTTTAATCTTATTTATACATCATTTTTCTTTATAACTAAATTACAAAAAGTTTTTAAAAAAAAACAAAATAAACAGTATTTAATAAAAAAATTTTCATTTTTAAAACAGATTAAATTATTTCCTAAATCGAATATTAGTATTTGCAAAACAATTAAAGCTACATTAAATTCTTTTTATAATATAAATTAA
- a CDS encoding ORF F, whose translation MICLNLSKFKVILKKYFVKKSGTKQINFIYKKYIKKIFMKYYYFGFLSYKAINYIVLF comes from the coding sequence ATGATTTGTTTAAATCTTTCAAAATTTAAAGTTATATTAAAAAAATATTTTGTAAAAAAATCAGGAACAAAACAAATAAATTTTATTTATAAAAAATATATAAAAAAAATTTTTATGAAATATTATTATTTTGGCTTTTTATCTTATAAAGCAATAAATTATATAGTTTTATTTTAA
- a CDS encoding ORF E (similar to Plasmodium falciparum plastid genome ORF101), which produces MFFKKYIYLTKLFFILNRLSKKKLYFTHNFFKKNYSKYFFKQIFNNYFIFYFFSFNFSKIQLQTNFGICIKKKFKNNLLNLNFIRFKKKNYIFYNFYINFLHFNL; this is translated from the coding sequence ATGTTTTTTAAAAAATATATATATTTAACAAAATTATTTTTTATACTAAATAGATTAAGTAAAAAAAAATTATACTTTACTCATAATTTTTTTAAAAAAAATTATTCAAAATATTTTTTCAAACAAATATTTAATAATTATTTTATTTTTTATTTTTTTTCTTTTAATTTTTCAAAAATACAATTACAAACAAATTTTGGTATTTGTATTAAAAAAAAATTTAAAAATAACCTATTAAATTTAAATTTTATTAGATTTAAGAAAAAAAATTATATTTTTTATAATTTTTACATAAATTTTTTACATTTTAATTTATAA
- the clpC gene encoding Clp protease ATP binding subunit (in frame UGA codon predicted to encode tryptophan): protein MNLNLFTSISSLKSTKEVLIILIYSKILASLFKNNSITFFHIICSLILQSNLFKLIIGKKNLLKFLQLYIKNNFKQTQLNYNILFSYTLFKFFNNLNKSFINTWKLTINLLQYNSILFKYILIYLFKVKSNTYNLINSIIFKFNDKPINNLYFNNLIKPFNYKSNFYNIINRKSDCVYLYEILNRKIIRNPILLGDFGIGKNSIIKKFSFFIEKFKLKFNNITKNLWILNIVTLLKYIKTNNLYIKKFFKFLQENKNIILICPKIEILFNTYYTDSNIYQNLESYSFLFKFFNYIKQNKLQLIGLSNNITDIEKKFNINQELNFLFEKIYVKELSNKEIFKILLKKSSLFEKYYNCSISFKIIKHILYYSQTYIKQHKTLLKSIWLLDNTCSKIYVNQKFHLLKNNNKLALSDIQKTLTKLINLSTNLLFNKANKTNFDIIALRKNLQKSLFGQPTAISKILISLKRVFTGLKQINKPIGSWLLCGPSGTGKTELAKLLAKFLFGSEADLIRFDMSEFMEKHSLSKLIGAPPGYVGYGKSGLLTEAIAKKPFTVLLFDEIEKAHKDINNLMLQLLDDGKLTDSLGKCVDFSNTLIFFTSNLGFPTNSYELQFLKSGTKLSKKNYKILSNKVESAIQSYFKPEFLNRLDDIIIFKPLNINFFKYIINKFLKNIYLKLYNNQIPIFLDIDSNIKTLLAKLAYHPLYGARPLKRLLELIIEKPISDLLINFSFNRIIIFSIFLNKKTFNINYSFKILIINVHFLFLQI from the coding sequence ATGAATCTAAATCTTTTTACTTCTATTTCTTCTTTAAAATCTACTAAAGAGGTTCTTATTATTTTAATCTATTCTAAAATATTAGCTTCTTTATTTAAAAATAATTCTATTACTTTTTTTCATATAATTTGTAGTTTAATTTTACAATCTAATTTATTTAAACTTATTATAGGAAAAAAAAATTTACTAAAATTTTTACAATTATATATAAAAAATAATTTCAAACAGACTCAATTAAATTATAATATTTTATTTTCATATACTTTATTTAAATTTTTTAATAATTTAAATAAATCGTTTATTAATACATGGAAATTAACTATTAATTTATTACAATATAATTCTATTTTATTTAAATATATATTAATTTATTTATTTAAAGTAAAATCTAATACTTATAATTTGATTAATAGTATAATTTTTAAATTTAATGATAAACCTATTAATAATTTATATTTTAATAATTTAATTAAACCTTTTAATTATAAATCTAATTTTTATAATATTATTAATAGAAAATCTGATTGTGTGTATTTATATGAAATTTTAAATCGTAAAATTATACGTAATCCAATTTTATTAGGAGATTTTGGAATTGGAAAAAATTCTATTATTAAAAAATTTAGTTTTTTTATAGAAAAATTTAAATTAAAATTTAATAATATAACTAAAAATTTATGGATATTAAATATTGTTACTTTATTAAAATATATTAAAACTAATAATTTATATATTAAAAAATTTTTTAAATTTTTACAAGAAAATAAAAATATTATTTTAATATGCCCTAAAATAGAAATATTATTTAATACTTATTATACTGATTCTAATATATATCAAAATTTAGAATCATATTCTTTTTTATTTAAATTTTTTAATTATATAAAACAAAATAAACTTCAATTAATAGGATTAAGTAATAATATTACAGATATTGAAAAAAAATTTAATATTAACCAAGAATTAAATTTTTTATTTGAAAAAATTTATGTTAAAGAACTTTCTAATAAAGAAATTTTTAAAATTTTATTAAAAAAAAGTAGTTTATTTGAAAAATATTATAATTGTTCTATTTCTTTTAAAATAATAAAACATATTTTATATTATAGTCAAACTTATATTAAACAACATAAAACTTTATTAAAAAGTATATGATTATTAGATAATACTTGTTCTAAAATATATGTAAATCAAAAATTTCATTTATTAAAAAATAATAATAAACTTGCATTATCAGATATTCAAAAAACTTTAACAAAATTAATAAATTTATCTACTAATTTATTATTTAATAAAGCTAATAAAACAAATTTTGATATAATAGCATTAAGAAAAAATTTACAAAAATCTTTATTTGGACAACCTACAGCAATTTCTAAAATTTTAATCTCATTAAAAAGAGTTTTTACAGGATTAAAACAAATTAATAAACCGATTGGAAGTTGGTTATTATGCGGTCCAAGCGGAACAGGAAAAACTGAATTAGCTAAATTATTAGCTAAATTTTTATTTGGCTCTGAAGCTGATTTAATTAGATTTGATATGAGTGAGTTTATGGAAAAACATTCACTTTCTAAATTAATTGGAGCGCCTCCAGGATATGTAGGATATGGAAAAAGTGGACTATTAACTGAGGCTATTGCTAAAAAACCTTTTACAGTTTTATTATTCGATGAAATTGAAAAAGCACATAAAGATATAAATAACCTAATGTTACAACTTTTAGATGATGGAAAATTAACAGATTCATTAGGAAAATGTGTAGATTTTTCAAATACACTTATATTTTTTACTAGTAATTTAGGGTTTCCTACAAATTCTTATGAATTACAATTTTTAAAATCTGGAACAAAACTATCAAAAAAAAATTATAAAATTTTATCAAATAAAGTAGAATCTGCTATACAAAGTTATTTTAAACCTGAATTTCTTAATAGATTAGATGATATTATAATTTTTAAACCATTAAATATAAATTTTTTCAAATATATTATTAATAAATTTTTAAAGAATATTTATTTAAAATTATATAATAATCAAATACCAATCTTTTTAGATATTGATTCTAATATTAAAACTTTATTAGCAAAATTAGCATATCATCCATTATATGGTGCACGCCCATTAAAACGTTTATTAGAATTAATTATTGAAAAACCTATTAGTGATTTACTTATTAATTTTTCTTTTAATCGTATTATTATTTTCTCAATATTTTTAAATAAAAAGACATTTAATATTAATTATTCTTTCAAAATACTTATAATAAATGTTCATTTTCTCTTCTTGCAAATATAG
- a CDS encoding ORF B (in frame UGA codon predicted to encode tryptophan) produces the protein MNKKKVIINKLKKQKNFYLNLRYLYLKQLSNWNNKIFNFIKLK, from the coding sequence ATGAATAAAAAAAAAGTTATTATAAATAAATTAAAAAAACAAAAAAATTTTTATTTAAATTTAAGATATTTATATTTAAAACAACTATCTAATTGAAATAATAAAATTTTTAATTTTATTAAATTAAAATAA